cttgccaaagagcgttgtgtggaatcaatcatgttattttgggtaattaaaatgccactttctactccactacatctcagaggaaaCTATTGTACTTTTTAACGCCACTACATAAATCTGACACCTTTAgtcactttacaaattaagaatGTGATACGCaacacacatgtagtttataaactAGGATTTtgtattataaatgaaactacccaacaatagaACGACCACCAGGTCCAGATGAAATGATGAGACCATAAAGTAGCATTTTCAATAAAgggcttttacttgtaacagagtatttttacagtgtggtattagtataGGATCTTTATACTTCATCCACCACCCTGGTTCTTATGTCATACCTGAGGGTGCCGTTTTCTCCTTTATCCAGACTGGTGAAGCGGCTGTACAGGCGAGTGATCTGACTGTGGGAGACTGTGGAGAAGACACCAAATATGGGAAAAGATTTTACTACACGATGGAGTAGAAGGAATCAGGTACACAGTCCTTCAGGCAAAACAACGTTTCACCTAATACTGCACCTCATTACACTCCCAGTAGTCTTCTTTGGAGGTGGCATGTGTGCACTATTACCCAGTTAAACAGCCTAGAGAGTAAGCACAGCAgcaatgtagctagctagctagccaagTCATGCAATAAATGGTATTAGCGCAACTTCCTTCTAGTACGTGATTTTACTGAATAAAAAGTTAAGCTTCAAGTAACTGGCAACATGAATGTGTAGGCAGCTAATGTCTAATACCAGGCTAACATTAACAAGCTTCACACAAGAATTAGTTTGAGCTCCACTTACAGCCAGTCTCCTTCTTAATTTCTTCGATTTCCTCTTCTCTGAGTAATGTGGATGCTCTGGAGCCCATGGCGAAATGAATAAAAAGGTGTTATATGCTAACGGACTTGCTTGCCGGACCGGTCTTGAAAAAAATCTCACAAGCTGTGAAAGAATGTCTAACCGGGTTTCTGTTAAAGTTAGCAAACGAGCTAACGCGGCAAGCTAAAACCAGCTTCACCCGTGAAAGCAGCTGCGAAGTGACGCTGCCgtgacagctaacgttaactataGTTTTCAACCGGCTGTTTTATGTTCTCCGAGTGATGAAGCTCGGCAAAAGTCTGTTTGCTAGTAGAGCTTCTCTATGGTCTGTCGTGCATTCATAACACCAAGACGGGTTCCGGCAGGTTGTTACAAGATGGGTGGAGCAGAGGGCAGGTACTTAACGAGGCCGCCTCCCTTCCAGGCTATGCTGCTTCCAGGACGCACACAAAGGCACGTCTCGCCCACTCTTCCTGATTGGCTTACACTGGTATTCTCACCCAAGCGTTACCAATCTAATTCGCCAATCAACGAAGGCAACGagttctagccaatcagagccagaGTGGGCGGGTCACGCCTTCCCCATATGACGCTCGACAGAAAGTGGGTAGTACATCATTTCTTGCCTGCTCAAAATTCGAAACTAATGTcttgtatacacatatatctGTTTTAAAATAGAACGTTATCTACTCTGTTAAACAAACTGAAATATTATTtacaattcaaaataaaactagcCAGCAGCTATTTGAAAGTTCATAGATTCCCGTTATAATGGGGGACCATCCTGTTAGGGTGACCATCTCAAACTCAAcaacagactgtgtgtgtgtgtgtgtgtgtgtgtgtgtgtgtgtgtgtggtgtgtgtgtgtggtgtggtgtgtggtgtgtgtgtgtgtgtgtgtgtgtgtgtatcaatatatacacacacaatttttaacaattaaaagGAAAACTAAATAACAAACGGCCTTACCAATAAAAGACCTCTCCAGAtatatgtgttgtgtttaaagtatgtgtgtgtgtgtgtgtgtgtgtttttttttttaaactatgaaTTTGAAAGTTATTTAAATTTTAGTTAATTTTAGTTCAAACATCCAAGTGACGTATAATTCAAGCAAAAGCCATTTTGAGCAGAGTTGGACTTGATGTGACTGATCTGCAAATCCTTAAATCATAAATATGTAGTCAAACATCAAATAATCAATACCAATATCTACTAATAAAAGTGTTACAACTTGTCTCCCTGTTGTAACAAAAGAGGAGCTCACACAAACATATACTCAACAACTTTTTTTGGTCAAACTACAAATGAGTATAGACTGCAAGGGAAACATGGAAGTCAGTTAAATCAATAGTGTCATGAGTGTTTAGGTGTAacatggagtgtgtgtgtgtgtgcaaggattcagctttttattctgttttaagATGCAGGTCAGAAAAACACCACTAGATTGTGcaatttcattattatttcataCGGGGATTTAACAATCAGTGCAGCATTTGTTATGTGATAGCATGATGGACAGTATATGAGGCTGTACACCtatcaattaaaacaaatctttgGCACTGATACTAATCACAAAGTATagatgtcattagttttgcaagtGAAGTatttagtaataaataatagCAAATACTACCAAAActaatcaaaaatgtaataaagatGGCGAGATGGATGATAACTTTACAGACCGCATatgttattacaattcatccagAAAGGGACTGGAATATGTGTCCACATCCTGTCAATCCATCAAGTAGTTCTCTAAACCACAAATGTGTACCTCAGGGTGGCACTAGAGACACCGTCAGGGGATCTTTGAAGCCGTTAGGATTTATTGTCTGTGAAGACTATGTCGGTACAAAATCTTGTGCCAATTTTACTAGTCACAGGAAAAAccctttttcatatttttcaatTAAATGTGAATCTTGGGTGCCGCCCTTTGATGCATGTCATTCACccactctctcccctttcatgtcttcatctagCCTAGAgaaataaaaggcctaaaatgtaaaagtaataatgatattggagaaaaaaaatgtgatttttatgtatttaatctGGCTGTTATTCATCTCATTAGAAGGCAATAAAAGTCAAATCACTTTTAGCATTTATAtctcacatttgcacaaagGCCATGGAAACGTCTTAACATTGCTACCAGTCAATCCTAGCGTAAATGGTTTTATTTGTCTCACCTACATTTAAAACTGGGCcctttgtgtattgtttttatgtccAGTTCTATACAAAGAGCTAGGATGTAATCAAGGCATCATACTGTATAGAGGTGAGGAGGAGGGGATATTATTTAATGTGGGTAAAGTAGGAGTCCCAGTAGGATCAGGCGCTAaatatgcttaaaaaaaaaattcttctaACAGAGATAAATATCCTGGAAAATATCTATCAGGTGTCAAAAAAGCTCATAGGGAGGCCAGAAGTCCCCAAAAAGCTTACAGTGGATTATGATAAAGACAGATTTGTGGGAATCCAACGGTCTGCTAGTCCGAGGagcacacacttaaaaaaaggGTTTCCGTCACATGAAAGTAGGCTTAGTTAGAATTATGTTAACTCCCAACAAATCTGTGTGGCCGggttggatcagtggtagagctggCACACATATACTTTGAGGATTACGCCTCgacacagaggtccagggtCTGGAGCTGACCTGtaacgatttcctgcatgtctttcaCTTCTCACCTagttgtcctgtcaaataaaaaggcagaaaagccccagaaatataatctttaaaaaaaagaaaaaaaaagtccaacatATCCATCTTCTGAAGACTAGCTACTACGATGTGTGAAGAATCCTACCATGTGGAATATTGTCTCCAAAAATGCGtcttaaagatgatttttttgggaCTTTATTTATacgacagctgaagacatgaaaggggaggggggggatgacatgcagcaaagggccgtaggttggagtcaaaccctcAGCCGCTGAGTCGTAGAGCAAACCTCTGTACGTGGGCGCGTGCtataccaggtgagctacccaggcgcccaaaTGTGTttcatcttaaaaaataaatacatttttaaaaaaaagcatgcgCTGACTATCCagaggtaaaaaagaaaaaaagaaaatggaaatacaagTCATTTTTTCAGCAGTTTTGGTCTTCAACATTTATTTCAAGAACCCTGTGTGGTACAACAAAGACTCTTGAGGTTCAACAAACATTCAATGTTCAGTGGTATGTCCTTTACCTGTCAATCAACCATTCATGCCAGGCCGTCCTTACCGCACATAGCTAAGATCAAATATAAATTTACATGAGTTCCATGTTAGAATTGTCTATCCTatggcctaaaaaaaaaagaaaaacagcagtaaAATATCATCCTTAAACCTTTGACAGTGATAGTGCAACTCACcataaaacaagtttaaaagttctaaataaaatcaaaaacacatcacaagtttaaaaaaaaaaaagaagaaagttaGTGTGTTGATAAAACAATAACGTCAACTCCACGTCAGATTGATTTCCAAGCAGTGCATAAAGAAGCTCCGTCTCCCCAGGCCTTCCTAAATGAAAGGAGGCGTTTGATGGGAGACTTTCACTTTAAAAACCTTTGGACGTGTTGATACGACACACAGAGTCCATGGCGAGCTTGATGCTGCAGAGAAACAACAAAAGCACAATAGGGCTCAGCATCAAATATTTACCGGTACTTATTTAATGAAAACACCAAATCCCTAGAACagacttttaaaaatattttcagatacagtacGTCACATCATTGTatctttacattaaaaaaatgtttagactCTATCACACTGAGTTGGAACAATTTATTATCGCTGCTACTTTGCTTAGGGGGAAGATATCTCACTTAAACTTGTCTGAAAGTTCCCAGAATTCCTttgttttgtgagaaaaaaaattgggaaCTAGAGCTTAAAAAGAAGTTGCTAACCCTACTACAGTATGTAACTCTTAATACGTTTGATGATACAAATTCTCCTATGTGTAGAAAATGTGGAACTGAATTAGGAGCATTTATGCATTTATAATGGTATTGTAAAGCTGTGTATTCCTTTTGGGAGAAGATTCATAAAGCAATTCAAGACATGTGTAACTGTACTTTTGAGCTATGCCCTATGTTATATTTGTcgatttataaaaaataagtttCCCTATACAAGAAAATATGTGTTTCCAATGTTTGCCTAATTTTGCTATAACATGTATATTTACTACATGAATTTCCCAGTCAGGACCCTCCTTGGGTCGATGGCTGGAGCAGATAACAGACTTATTGCCCATTGAAGAAATTACAGTAAGGTATTCCAGACTGCAAGAGTTCCTATCCACATGGTCCTTAGTACTGAATTATATAAAGattataaaataacaaattCACATTGAAAAATAGACAACCCACATACTCTGATAGTGTTATTATTATGACTACTGTATTGTCTCTATTGTTTTTGTGTAGCTGTGTTTAGGAGTATCTATGTGatgtctgttaaaaaaaaaaaaagattaagagtAAATATTTACCTATTCAAAAAGGACAAATAGTTAAATAATTAGTTTGATATAGATTAAACCACAATCCGAATAGTTCTTACTCCCCACTGTTGAATAAGAATCAGAAAACTGCAAAGGCAACAGAAATGGGCAGAGCGTGGTGAATGAAGTGGGGCCCACCTGTCAGCAGAGTGTCCTCTCTCACACAGGTTCACCAGAGCGTACAGGTGTCTCAGAGCGTACTCATACTGAAACACAAGAGGACGTCACATGTCACACAAATGTCCCCACAGTCTGATACTGAAATTTCCTCTTTTTTGCATTTGTGGCACTCCAAATGTCAAACAGCTCCGGAGAACAGCTACATGGAAGCACCCAGGGAAATACTGTGATGGAAGTTACGATCAAAGGGTTTTTCGTTCACCAGACCAACCAGTGTTACCTTTGGGCGAGCAGATTTGAATGTTTTAACGGTGTATTTTTATTCAATGTTGCACATTGTAATCCTGGTTTTGAAAGGTGCTCTATAGACAGACAGATCTAAAGCTTATATCATAATCTAAAATCTATAACACATCATAAGAATACTGGGAATACTTCCCCAACAACACCACAAATAAAATTGCCTACCACAGCTATACAATGCCTTGATTTGAATGAAGGATGAGTTATCAAAATcaacaaagataaaaataaatgacaagatCAAAATGAACAGCTAAAATAAACCATATTAATTCCCCTTTTTTTGTGGACAGTGTAACATCATCTGGTCTACtacttttgttttcttgcctGTCTCCGTTACTGTCACATCACATGGCTTCCAGTCATCTGAGTCACGGACCAATTTGCTTTAGTAAGCTTGTTCTTGCCTGCGGTACTTCCCCTTTACGACCACTGACACTGCtaaattcatgtttttgtctgatCATTTCCGACAGCAGGACTTTGACTCTCACAAAGACGCACCAACTCTTAAACAGGTTCCATTTATCAGTTCCAAAAATAAGGGATTCATGAGTTAGAAAGGACACCAGTACTCACAGAAAAAAGTTCTTGCATGTGGTATTAATACAAGCGATCAGGATTAGAGTCAGCtgaagtgaaaataaataaataaattaataaataatagaaAGACATTCTTTGCAGCTCTACCTCAGTTTTGTGCCAGTTGAAGCAGTTGTATTTGTAGTGATTGACTGCAGCCTTGTAGCACTGATGCTGGGTGAGTTTGGCTCTGTCGTTGAGAACATCCTCGGCCTTGAGGTGGTTACCAGTCACCCTCTCAACCACTTGCCGCATATTATTAGCCAGCATCTCCctgacctgaaaacacacacacacacgcttagaAATCTGTAAAAGTCTGTAACATGACAACTGTCATGGTAAATGCTCAATTTATGCAGGTAAATCTTTCCGATAAATCAGATTGGCATGGTATGCGTGAAAAGTCCTTCACAGAGGAAACGTGCAAACCTTGAGGTGGGTGTTGATCTCCATCAGCAGCCCTCTTGCAACTGTGAGATCATTGGTGGACATCAGCTTCCTCTTGAGGATGGCCAGAGGAACGTCAGGGCTTGGGGTCAGATCAGGATTTTTAACTGGCTGCAGGGTCATTGGAGGAGCGGGTTTGCCGTTGGCCTTGGGGTTACCCTGAAACGCTATGACCTTCATGTGGCCCATAGTCTATATAGAGAGCAAGGAACTCAAGGTAAGTATCAAAATAAGGGCAGGAATCAAACATTTCCCTCCCCTGCAGGGGCCCTCACAGTTCATTCATTCTCTCACCTTGTTTCCAAACTGCTGGACGTGGCTGGTGTTTGTGTGGCTCTTCACGATCTTAAACTGCTTtgtcaaagtttcctttttcagATCCTCCTGGAAACATAAtgcatgacaacaacaaaaattcgatcagcaacaaaaaaacaacaacaacaaaaacagcaacaactttatatatatatataaaaaaagaaaagaaaatcctaaATCAACCAGATTATTTTGTGTTGATGGAGTTCAAATTTCCATTTGGGTAAGATGGGCACTGCAAGGagcctttgagcaaggcaccgtaccccccccccaaccgctcaggatgctggtccagcactggcagcccactcactctgggGCCTTTGTGTAGTGATtgctaacagagtgtaaattgtaattccccTACTGGGGATCCATAAACGGTATACATTCTAAATTATATGTTGCAGGGCCACAGGTGCGATTACTGCTGATGCAAAGTACCAAACTACGGTCGCTGCTGTTGGAAACATTCACCACTTCCTTATCCTGTTCCTGCCTCTTAGACACCAGGTGTTTGGAACAGCAGCTGAACCTTTCATTGACTTCATATGGTCTGAGTTGCTATTGTACAGTTTTACCAGTCAGCAACAAAGTAGTAAAATTACCATCATTGTACAAAGAGACAGTTAACGTCACACCCACCACATCGGAGTCCTCCATCCAGTTAACGCTGTACCAGTCTCCCAGGTATGTGTCCCTCTTCTCATCGTAGTAGCAGGCGTAAGAGGACTCGTGGGAGTTGGCTGCTGTGGTGGCGTACACTGAAAAACAGACATATTGTCATGTTATACTGTGTAATTGTTTGGTAgataattcttttcttttttttccagtagGCAAAGATAAACATAACAGTTGAAGCTCTAAAAAGGACAGTTTGTTAACTCactcaaaaaaagttaaatgcaAGTTCAAGAGTGAATATGTTCCAGGAAATAAACTGTGGTTTTACATTTGGACTTAAGATATCTCAGTCATTTTGACGACAGATGAAAATGGATTCAAAAAGGGATGCAACAAATTTGGTTGAGCATGATAAAATCATGTTCATCACATGAGGCTAAGCACATGACAGAGGGACACAAATTACCACAAGATGCTGACCCCAGTGTTTGACTAAACACAACAACCAACAACTAAAGTAAAGTCCACAAACCACAGTGCTGACCTCAGCTTGGCCCAGACACAACAAAGATTGTACTGAAATCAGCAGAGCTTTGACTGTTGGTTCTTGAGTTATTGTTTTGAATTCAACATCAAATTTAGCCAAAGTCAAGAGGTCATGAGGAAAAAGTCAAGGTTCATGTTGTCGGGGCTTTAAGCAGTTCATCGATTGACACTTTTTACTGATCGCTGCCGCGTGATTATCTTGCGAGTTTTACTGCTAAGTGATTATGATGAGGTCATGATTAACTCACCGTCAATGTCAGCAGGCAGGTCGGTCATCATTGACCCGGACTCACATGCCTCGATGTAGAACACCATCTGTCAATGTGTTGCggggggaaaaagaagaaaaaaaaaagaagataaaaagacaaaaacaaattatatgaTCTGATCTTCAAGCACAGCTACATCATCCCCTTATCACTGACCTACAGTACATACTTTAGGGCATGTATACACATATAGGcctaaaaaatataaataataaaaagagcaTGATGCTGCGTACCTTGTTGTATTTCTTATTTTCGTGCATGTATTTAATGGTGTCTTGGAGGTCTGCAACATTGAgctgcagagaaagagagaggacaaaACGTTTCATGTAACAGTTTCAGAGTACCACCATGTTACACTTGTAGTTCTTTGCACATCCTGATTTGATCTGATTTGTAGTCTTGTTTACTTAGTCTTTATGTAGCTAATTGCTGATGTAAAATGAATATTTGTAGGAAATCAAAGAAAGATGTAATTTTGGAGATTCTCAGAGGTATCTTTATCTTGTGTAAGAGACACAAGTACCaaatccttttaaaaatgatagTCATGTTTCAAAGACTATGCAGCTCTTGATCTGTGTGCGTTATTGTCTATCCCCCAACTTCCATCGTCCTTTATGATGTAGCATTAACATTATCAGAAGTCAGATTCATGTCTCCATACTGTAAGGTATTCaagtagctcagtccgtggggACTTGGCTTGGGAACCGGAAGGTCGGCGATTCAAGCCCCAGCATAGACCGGTACAGAGTATGGACTGGTAGCTGAACAGGTGCCAGTTTGCTTCCTGGGAACTGCCGAGGTGCACTTGAGCACGAGACCAAACCAACTGCTCAAAGCACCATCCTAGTGAGGCCTCTAGAAATCTCTCCATACATAATGCATTTGTATTCAGGTCCTGTTTGTGTATAtttgagcctgtgtgtgtgtgtgtatataaatatatataaaaataaagacacatgactatttaaaaaagacacatgACTAATCTTAAGAGACATAATTATCTAGCAAAACAAGCTGAGCAACATAGGACTAGTTGCTTATGAGTGAACATTAACAGAGCAGGAAGTAGAAAAGTGCTCACGTCATCATTGGGAAAGGCCAGAATACCAGGGGCCCCGTGGTCGGTAAAGTATACGAACACGTGATCCTTGGGGCCGCTGCCAAGACAAACAGACCAAagttagggaaaaaaaaaaatctagattaAATCAGATTTTGTATTGCTCGGATTACTGGTGTAATCTCTTTAAGGAAATTAAAtacttctcttctctcttgttAAATCTGATCACTTgccttttcaacacttttccaGAGCCACCTTTGACTTGTGAGGAGTCACCCTTCAGCACGGCCAAGAAGTTGTGTGGAGTCACTTCCTGCAGGGAGACAGGAAGACACTCAGTCAGAAATCCAAAAGCCTTAAAATGATCTGTTTGAATGGCAAAACATGCTGCAATACGTTTATTCAGGAGCTCTGATTCGAACTCTTGTATAAATATTTGCACTGAGGCACTCACATCCCCGGTGTAGTCTTTAGGAACTCCCTTGTACACATCTGTGCCATTCGGCCTGTTGATCACTATCCCAGGGGTGGGGttactgggggaaaaaaaaaaaatatatgaatcaGATATGCAGAAGGAAGTAAAAACTGCTGACAAAACACTGTCACCTGATCAGTGAATCATACATCTGTTCCAGTCATTATGacagaaactactgtaaactccACAGCACTTCATGTTTTTCCCCGTTCACAGCAAAATCCTATTCATTAACTCTCAACAACAAGGACTCTAATGTGTAAGAAACTGCACAGTAGCCATTGCTTTTTGCAGTCGGTATAGAAAATTGTGCAAGCTGCACTATTGCCTGCATTGTTTTAAACACAAGTTCATTATTAACGACCAATCCGTTACATGTTCAATAACCTTGTCAAGCCTATGATATGGATGTAAACAATAAATGTTATGCATAACGTATCTTTAAAACCTGACTTACATTATGTCAAGGCATTTTGATGCACGGACACATTGGTTAACGCTTAAGTGTGAGAGTTAATACTTGCAgaatagcattttttttcttagctTATCGATTACTATTAAATGAAGCTGCAGTGGAAATAATCGGTTCTGCAGCTTctctgtacatacacacacatacaagtccccatgtacaaagacaacaacaaccatGTAACAACCCTTTAACAACCgtgtttacagtacattttctttacTTATCCTTCATGTCAAAAAGCTGCCCACTACTGACTAATCAAAAGACCaatgatccccccccccccatatgaATTCTACTTAAGCCTTTGTCTAGACATACAAATAATGTTTCCATACATTCCAGCAGGTTATCATAACACATGAACAGTTTGGGTTTATGACATACAGTAGCAAAGTGAAATATAAGAAGTAAATGGCTGGGAGTGAAATAATTAGCCCATCTGGGCCACTAACTGACCCTGAGCCAGTGGACAATCATCCCAGTCTGTAACAGTGATCCAGCTGACTCAAACTGACGGATCGGCTTTCACTGCTGCTCTTCCATCCAGTCACCATGTCGGTAATTTAACTCCAAGTCAAAGCACTTCAATTACTGTCTTGTGACTCCTCTCAGGAGGATCTCTTTAACCCTCAATGCTGCTGCTCTGACAATGAAGCACACAGGACTGGCATGCCACAGTGACATACGACATGCCAACATGCCAGTGCGATTTTTCTGTGGTTTACAGACAGCGCTGCAAACGTCCACCCTGCTACATTGCTGTACAATCGTGAGTGTTTCTGTAGTTCCAACAACTCCAACAAAGTGGTGTGTTTACTCTCTAGTGGATCACATCACGTCATTTCCAGAAATCCCATTCTCCCAGTTCAGCTTTGACTAAAACGTATTATTCTGAAAGCAGGACCTACAGTATTTGGATCAAGTAGCTCATGAGATTTAGTAGGCTACAgcgggttgtttttttttttgttgagaaatCAACGCTTAAATAGTAATACAGCTTGGAAATTTGTGTAATTCCACTTAACAGAAACATGCAATAGAGTATGTACTGAACTGAAACTTTGCAGCGCTTTATCACAATAAGGAACAGAGTTCAACATATCTGAAGctgacaagttttttttccccacattcaACTACCTTTAAAGCGGTGAAGAATAAAAGGTCATCAACTAACATAACTACAGTGGGGTTTTTGAACGTTtcaaaaggaaagaagaagtCTCTGTATCACAAAGAGCTgctgcacagaaacaaaaatgtcaactcACTTCTCATTCTGTGCCAGGTCATCGTACATCATAACCACAATCTGCTCATCTGGGATGCCATTCCTGTGGACAATCTGGTAGGCATGGCAAGCATCAgcctgagaggaaaaaaaaaaagcaacatgtaGAGGTCAGTTGCACATTTTTAGAAGACTGGAAAGACTCTTGGAGAGCATGCATGGTGAAGGGGAAGCGGCTTATCTGAGGGTGAAGTTGATCTTAAACCAATACGTGTTGTAAAAATAACAACTGAGTCATGCACAGTTTGCATTTGATAAGGTGACATTGTGGGAACAGTTTCATATTTGACACTTCTCACCTGGTGTCTGTAGTTGTACCAGCCATTAGAGCCAGCCACGATGACCACCCAGTTCTTCCCACCGTCTGGGTCCTGGGTGGGGAACGCATTTACCAGCCCGAGACTCAGGCCGAGCACGGCGAGGAAGACTGGCTCAAACATGTCCTCGCCTTCTGTGGGAGTTCTGAATAAATGACAGGTATTGTTAGGACCCTCCTTCTTATCGAATTCACTCCTACAACAATGTTACTGTTGTTTGTTGGACTGCGAGGTGGCAACAAACAACGCCAGGTAAGCACTAAATACCACTAACACGCTACCCGAGTGCCTGGGTATCACAAGATATCAATTCTCGGAAGAGCTAGCTTGTAAATTAGCAAAACAAGCTAACAAAACAGACTTTTTCTAGAGCTGTGAACTGGAGAAAGcaagtatataataataattaaatacgCCAATTTAGTCCCAACGGATTTACAAAGAGacaaatatatgtttttgtttttttaccttttctttGTTGCGGTGTATGAAAGAGACTGCAGTTAGCTAGCTACTACATGAATCCTCGGCAGGAGTCAGTGGGACATTATATATGACGTCGGGAAAAAAGGTTGGTAGGAATTCTCcggcagcagccaatcagagggcTCGGCGGGGGCGGGACGTCGAAGTAAAGTCATGTGGTTGAAGAGCAACAAAACATGATTGAGCTCGTCTGTTTTCTGGTGAGTAAAAATTAGATCAACTAGATAGATAATCATTTCTGAGACAACAAtcacttctttaaaaagtcGCTTTAGTTGTATCAATGGCTTTTGCCTTTACTAACATCAGTCTGGTAAATTGGTGCAAGGACTGTACTAAAGTACAGTttaaaagtacagtacttaaagttaaagtacagtacttgttctttacttttttacttaagtaaaatatctgaataAGTCTTCAGCCATTTGTGGAAAGTGATATATAGATCTATATAtagatctatatatatctatatatactgtagatatatatacacacatatctatatatacatatatagatatatgtacacacacatttatatagatatatatacacacatatatatacatacatatatatatatatatacacacacacatatatatatatatatacacacacacgtcattTTACCCATTAATTTAGCAGATTAATTGTTATCTTGCAGTGTGAGATTTTTCCTACATAACATACTACAATATAATACAAGTGCACAAAATCTCCTTCTAATCAACTAGTTTCTATCATTTGTAATTGTGTCATAAAAGTCTAATTAATTTTTGACTGTAATTTGTATGTCTTACAAGTAGAAGGGCTGTTTGAACATACAGTAATGTGGGCTTAA
Above is a genomic segment from Etheostoma spectabile isolate EspeVRDwgs_2016 chromosome 20, UIUC_Espe_1.0, whole genome shotgun sequence containing:
- the lgmn gene encoding legumain; translated protein: MFEPVFLAVLGLSLGLVNAFPTQDPDGGKNWVVIVAGSNGWYNYRHQADACHAYQIVHRNGIPDEQIVVMMYDDLAQNENNPTPGIVINRPNGTDVYKGVPKDYTGDEVTPHNFLAVLKGDSSQVKGGSGKVLKSGPKDHVFVYFTDHGAPGILAFPNDDLNVADLQDTIKYMHENKKYNKMVFYIEACESGSMMTDLPADIDVYATTAANSHESSYACYYDEKRDTYLGDWYSVNWMEDSDVEDLKKETLTKQFKIVKSHTNTSHVQQFGNKTMGHMKVIAFQGNPKANGKPAPPMTLQPVKNPDLTPSPDVPLAILKRKLMSTNDLTVARGLLMEINTHLKVREMLANNMRQVVERVTGNHLKAEDVLNDRAKLTQHQCYKAAVNHYKYNCFNWHKTEYEYALRHLYALVNLCERGHSADSIKLAMDSVCRINTSKGF